A window from Mangifera indica cultivar Alphonso chromosome 2, CATAS_Mindica_2.1, whole genome shotgun sequence encodes these proteins:
- the LOC123208927 gene encoding uncharacterized protein LOC123208927 isoform X2 has protein sequence MSAATAISDKLTPRTLSDISEVETSVRLGVDLVSATRRNIGFLRTVNESQWLHETATVVEAIRRYDELWMPLICDLTVGSTPARILPPFDIEWVWFCHTLNPVSYRQYCESRFSKLIGKPAIFDEENEEYALMRCKEIWTNRYPFEPFENEMDSDSSDNLLVIANEDILTQVKKQRFLYLKFSEPYMREIVYLIAARQRYKGFLFMLGKFTDECSCFVPAFDIQLMWLTHLSYPTVYAEDLKDMWDEMRKVVGVWETLKPKVAEETKTLWERTFDQPYEKAGSGLVLELEGSASVKPPFYWNVSDTDVNSKYRSLVPRFLLEVCVFLKLKSQKKATKEDIAHGFMRLRMVRCHRELKLDKSLSSFSNSSWRKAWHLYCEFGSRGLILEIRHRGGYCLRGSALKGSTTFNWNDLLRAPSLTVLREIEQLKVSVSITPPVQAPYLLKCVPDRVTDDSGAMISDVILRLNGYRPQEGRWLSRTVLDHAGRECFVVRIRVGGGFWRRGGEKPSAVRWQDRIIEIREGCWSYVAGSIGKAPEKVVGTATPKEPTAQCQAAWHFSTGDELMISWESLSSKWGLKFTLTNQTSPDSSFTLLRGRKMQYRGKFGLQSKEQERQNKGEEEIENDEEDDEGFVTLIRFSEENPTGKVTALLNWKLLVIEVLPEEDAVLVLLLCISILRSVSEMRKEDVGSLLIRRRLKEAKLGARDWGSVILHHSSFSSSSPSPYIQPWYWNVDQVMARGVDNMTRQPDFKYSLVEGGDKLYKKGIIS, from the exons ATGTCGGCTGCCACCGCAATCTCTGACAAGTTAACGCCGAGAACTCTCAGCGATATCTCCGAAGTTGAAACATCAGTGAGACTCGGTGTGGATCTAGTATCGGCCACCAGGCGAAATATCGGGTTTTTGAGGACTGTCAACGAGTCTCAGTGGCTTCATGAGACAGCAACCGTCGTTGAAGCCATTAGAAG GTATGATGAGCTTTGGATGCCGTTGATTTGTGATCTAACCGTGGGGTCAACGCCTGCCAGAATTCTTCCTCCGTTCGATATTGAGTGGGTTTGGTTTTGTCACACCTTGAATCCG GTCAGTTACAGGCAATACTGTGAGTCAAGGTTCTCGAAACTCATTGGAAAACCAGCTATTTTTGATGAAGAAAACGAAGAGTATGCCTTGATGAGATGCAAAGAAATTTGGACTAACAGATACCCATTCGAGCCTTTTGAGAATGAAATGGATTCAGATTCTTCAGATAATCTACTAGTCATTGCAAATGAAGATATATTGACTCAAGTGAAAAAGCAGAGATTTTTATACTTGAAATTTTCTGAGCCATATATGCGCGAGATTGTGTACTTGATCGCGGCCAGACAACGCTACAAAGGCTTTTTGTTCATGTTGGGCAAGTTCACTGATGAATGTTCTTGTTTTGTTCCTGCTTTTGATATTCAACTCATGTGGCTCACCCATCTG AGCTATCCCACAGTGTATGCTGAGGACTTGAAGGACATGTGGGATGAGATGAGGAAGGTGGTGGGAGTTTGGGAGACTCTGAAGCCAAAAGTTGCGGAAGAAACCAAGACACTTTGGGAGAGAACTTTTGATCAGCCTTATGAGAAAGCTGGAAGTGGGCTAGTTTTGGAACTGGAAGGTAGTGCCTCAGTGAAGCCCCCATTTTACTGGAATGTATCGGATACGGACGTTAATAGCAAATACAGGTCCTTGGTGCCTAGGTTCCTGCTTGAG GTCTGTGTGTTTCTGAAACTCAAGTCTCAAAAGAAAGCAACAAAAGAGGATATAGCTCATGGTTTTATGCGTCTTCGGATGGTAAGATGTCACAGGGAGCTAAAGCTTGATAAATCTTTATCCAGTTTCTCCAACAGTTCATGGCGAAAAGCTTGGCATCTCTACTGTGAGTTTGGAAGCAGAGGTTTAATACTTGAGATTCGTCATCGTGGTGGCTACTGCCTCAGGGGAAGTGCATTAAAAGGATCTACAACATTTAATTGGAATGATTTACTAAGAGCGCCTTCACTTACAGTCCTAAGAGAAATTGAACAACTCAAGGTTTCTGTTTCAATAACTCCTCCGGTTCAAGCTCCTTACTTGCTGAAATGTGTGCCCGACAGAGTCACAGATGATTCAGGAGCTATGATATCGGATGTAATTCTGAGATTAAATGGGTATCGACCACAAGAAGGTCGATGGTTGTCTCGTACTGTTCTTGATCATGCAGGAAGAGAATGTTTTGTTGTTCGAATAAG GGTGGGAGGAGGATTTTGGAGAAGAGGAGGAGAAAAACCTTCAGCTGTGAGATGGCAGGATCGGATCATAGAGATTCGTGAAGGTTGTTGGTCTTATGTTGCCGGTTCCATTGGTAAAGCACCTG AGAAAGTGGTAGGAACTGCAACACCAAAAGAACCTACAGCACAATGTCAAGCGGCATGGCATTTTTCAACAGGAGACGAATTAATGATAAGTTGGGAGTCATTGTCATCAAAATGGGGCTTGAAATTTACTTTGACTAATCAAACATCTCCGGATTCATCG TTTACACTTTTGAGAGGTCGGAAAATGCAGTATCGAGGGAAATTTGGTTTACAAAGTAAAGAACAAGAAAGGCAAAACAAAGGAGAAGAGGAGATCGAAAATGATGAGGAAGACGATGAGGGTTTTGTGACACTCATTCGCTTCTCCGAAGAGAACCCGACTGGAAAAGTCACAGCTCTATTGAATTGGAAACTACTGGTAATAGAAGTATTGCCAGAAGAGGATGCAGTTTTGGTACTTCTTTTATGCATCTCTATTCTTAGAAGTGTATCTGAAATGAGAAAGGAAGATGTAGGAAGTTTATTGATCCGGAGAAGACTGAAGGAAGCAAAACTTGGAGCCAGAGACTGGGGTTCAGTAATTCTTCATCATTCATCATTCTCCTCCTCCAGTCCTTCACCGTATATTCAACCTTGGTATTGGAATGTTGACCAAGTAATGGCACGTGGAGTCGACAACATGACTAGGCAACCAGATTTCAAGTACTCCCTGGTAGAAGGCGGCGACAAGTTATACAAGAAAGGAATCATTTCATGA
- the LOC123208927 gene encoding uncharacterized protein LOC123208927 isoform X1, with amino-acid sequence MSAATAISDKLTPRTLSDISEVETSVRLGVDLVSATRRNIGFLRTVNESQWLHETATVVEAIRRYDELWMPLICDLTVGSTPARILPPFDIEWVWFCHTLNPVSYRQYCESRFSKLIGKPAIFDEENEEYALMRCKEIWTNRYPFEPFENEMDSDSSDNLLVIANEDILTQVKKQRFLYLKFSEPYMREIVYLIAARQRYKGFLFMLGKFTDECSCFVPAFDIQLMWLTHLIRWSLKLIFLLDKHDHVKSYPTVYAEDLKDMWDEMRKVVGVWETLKPKVAEETKTLWERTFDQPYEKAGSGLVLELEGSASVKPPFYWNVSDTDVNSKYRSLVPRFLLEVCVFLKLKSQKKATKEDIAHGFMRLRMVRCHRELKLDKSLSSFSNSSWRKAWHLYCEFGSRGLILEIRHRGGYCLRGSALKGSTTFNWNDLLRAPSLTVLREIEQLKVSVSITPPVQAPYLLKCVPDRVTDDSGAMISDVILRLNGYRPQEGRWLSRTVLDHAGRECFVVRIRVGGGFWRRGGEKPSAVRWQDRIIEIREGCWSYVAGSIGKAPEKVVGTATPKEPTAQCQAAWHFSTGDELMISWESLSSKWGLKFTLTNQTSPDSSFTLLRGRKMQYRGKFGLQSKEQERQNKGEEEIENDEEDDEGFVTLIRFSEENPTGKVTALLNWKLLVIEVLPEEDAVLVLLLCISILRSVSEMRKEDVGSLLIRRRLKEAKLGARDWGSVILHHSSFSSSSPSPYIQPWYWNVDQVMARGVDNMTRQPDFKYSLVEGGDKLYKKGIIS; translated from the exons ATGTCGGCTGCCACCGCAATCTCTGACAAGTTAACGCCGAGAACTCTCAGCGATATCTCCGAAGTTGAAACATCAGTGAGACTCGGTGTGGATCTAGTATCGGCCACCAGGCGAAATATCGGGTTTTTGAGGACTGTCAACGAGTCTCAGTGGCTTCATGAGACAGCAACCGTCGTTGAAGCCATTAGAAG GTATGATGAGCTTTGGATGCCGTTGATTTGTGATCTAACCGTGGGGTCAACGCCTGCCAGAATTCTTCCTCCGTTCGATATTGAGTGGGTTTGGTTTTGTCACACCTTGAATCCG GTCAGTTACAGGCAATACTGTGAGTCAAGGTTCTCGAAACTCATTGGAAAACCAGCTATTTTTGATGAAGAAAACGAAGAGTATGCCTTGATGAGATGCAAAGAAATTTGGACTAACAGATACCCATTCGAGCCTTTTGAGAATGAAATGGATTCAGATTCTTCAGATAATCTACTAGTCATTGCAAATGAAGATATATTGACTCAAGTGAAAAAGCAGAGATTTTTATACTTGAAATTTTCTGAGCCATATATGCGCGAGATTGTGTACTTGATCGCGGCCAGACAACGCTACAAAGGCTTTTTGTTCATGTTGGGCAAGTTCACTGATGAATGTTCTTGTTTTGTTCCTGCTTTTGATATTCAACTCATGTGGCTCACCCATCTG ATTAGGTGGAGTTTGAAGTTGATATTTCTTCTGGATAAGCATGACCACGTAAAA AGCTATCCCACAGTGTATGCTGAGGACTTGAAGGACATGTGGGATGAGATGAGGAAGGTGGTGGGAGTTTGGGAGACTCTGAAGCCAAAAGTTGCGGAAGAAACCAAGACACTTTGGGAGAGAACTTTTGATCAGCCTTATGAGAAAGCTGGAAGTGGGCTAGTTTTGGAACTGGAAGGTAGTGCCTCAGTGAAGCCCCCATTTTACTGGAATGTATCGGATACGGACGTTAATAGCAAATACAGGTCCTTGGTGCCTAGGTTCCTGCTTGAG GTCTGTGTGTTTCTGAAACTCAAGTCTCAAAAGAAAGCAACAAAAGAGGATATAGCTCATGGTTTTATGCGTCTTCGGATGGTAAGATGTCACAGGGAGCTAAAGCTTGATAAATCTTTATCCAGTTTCTCCAACAGTTCATGGCGAAAAGCTTGGCATCTCTACTGTGAGTTTGGAAGCAGAGGTTTAATACTTGAGATTCGTCATCGTGGTGGCTACTGCCTCAGGGGAAGTGCATTAAAAGGATCTACAACATTTAATTGGAATGATTTACTAAGAGCGCCTTCACTTACAGTCCTAAGAGAAATTGAACAACTCAAGGTTTCTGTTTCAATAACTCCTCCGGTTCAAGCTCCTTACTTGCTGAAATGTGTGCCCGACAGAGTCACAGATGATTCAGGAGCTATGATATCGGATGTAATTCTGAGATTAAATGGGTATCGACCACAAGAAGGTCGATGGTTGTCTCGTACTGTTCTTGATCATGCAGGAAGAGAATGTTTTGTTGTTCGAATAAG GGTGGGAGGAGGATTTTGGAGAAGAGGAGGAGAAAAACCTTCAGCTGTGAGATGGCAGGATCGGATCATAGAGATTCGTGAAGGTTGTTGGTCTTATGTTGCCGGTTCCATTGGTAAAGCACCTG AGAAAGTGGTAGGAACTGCAACACCAAAAGAACCTACAGCACAATGTCAAGCGGCATGGCATTTTTCAACAGGAGACGAATTAATGATAAGTTGGGAGTCATTGTCATCAAAATGGGGCTTGAAATTTACTTTGACTAATCAAACATCTCCGGATTCATCG TTTACACTTTTGAGAGGTCGGAAAATGCAGTATCGAGGGAAATTTGGTTTACAAAGTAAAGAACAAGAAAGGCAAAACAAAGGAGAAGAGGAGATCGAAAATGATGAGGAAGACGATGAGGGTTTTGTGACACTCATTCGCTTCTCCGAAGAGAACCCGACTGGAAAAGTCACAGCTCTATTGAATTGGAAACTACTGGTAATAGAAGTATTGCCAGAAGAGGATGCAGTTTTGGTACTTCTTTTATGCATCTCTATTCTTAGAAGTGTATCTGAAATGAGAAAGGAAGATGTAGGAAGTTTATTGATCCGGAGAAGACTGAAGGAAGCAAAACTTGGAGCCAGAGACTGGGGTTCAGTAATTCTTCATCATTCATCATTCTCCTCCTCCAGTCCTTCACCGTATATTCAACCTTGGTATTGGAATGTTGACCAAGTAATGGCACGTGGAGTCGACAACATGACTAGGCAACCAGATTTCAAGTACTCCCTGGTAGAAGGCGGCGACAAGTTATACAAGAAAGGAATCATTTCATGA